One segment of Polyangiaceae bacterium DNA contains the following:
- a CDS encoding ABC transporter substrate-binding protein, with product MLGRRRFVVAAMALSALAALGLGCGKKTDAGATGDSAAAAEWKVGAYLSLSGAETQFGQDTREGIELAMDEVNAKGGVKGKKIKVVFEDDKSNPQEASNKVLQLIDRDKVLALLGEVASSRSKAGGIVANKKKIPMITPSSTNPDVTKVGPFVFRVCFTDDVQGQMGARFVSEKLGKKKVAILYASDDLYSSGLANVFRTEAKKLGMEVVIEKSFLKNETNFTTYLNEIKGANPEMVYAPIYYNAMVPVARQAKAAGIPGSMFIGGDGWHAESLVNDAGEEMEGAYFTNHFSPDMPSEASKTFVKKYSERFRHEPSSMAATGYDAALLLADAMGRAKAETPEAIRDAIAETKDFQGATGAITINAERNADKPIVIVQIKNKKFTYFDVIGDKPAK from the coding sequence ATGCTCGGACGACGGCGTTTTGTCGTGGCAGCCATGGCGCTCTCTGCGCTTGCTGCGCTGGGGTTGGGGTGCGGCAAGAAAACCGACGCAGGAGCAACGGGCGACTCTGCTGCAGCAGCCGAATGGAAGGTGGGGGCGTACCTGAGCTTGTCCGGGGCCGAGACGCAATTCGGTCAGGATACGCGCGAGGGCATCGAGCTCGCGATGGACGAGGTGAATGCCAAAGGCGGCGTCAAAGGCAAGAAGATCAAGGTCGTGTTCGAGGACGACAAGTCGAACCCGCAAGAGGCATCGAACAAAGTCTTGCAGCTCATCGATCGCGACAAAGTCTTGGCGCTGCTTGGTGAGGTTGCGTCGTCGCGTTCGAAGGCGGGCGGCATCGTTGCGAACAAGAAGAAGATCCCGATGATCACGCCGTCGTCGACGAATCCGGACGTGACCAAGGTAGGGCCGTTCGTGTTCCGCGTTTGCTTCACGGACGATGTCCAAGGGCAGATGGGTGCGCGGTTCGTCTCGGAAAAACTCGGCAAGAAGAAGGTTGCGATCCTCTACGCGTCCGACGACTTGTATTCATCGGGTTTGGCGAATGTGTTTCGTACGGAAGCAAAGAAACTCGGGATGGAAGTCGTCATCGAGAAGAGCTTCCTCAAAAACGAAACGAACTTCACGACGTACTTGAACGAGATCAAGGGCGCGAACCCGGAGATGGTCTATGCGCCCATCTATTACAACGCGATGGTGCCCGTCGCGCGGCAAGCCAAAGCAGCCGGAATCCCCGGTTCGATGTTCATCGGCGGTGACGGTTGGCACGCCGAATCGCTGGTGAACGACGCGGGTGAAGAAATGGAAGGCGCGTACTTCACGAACCATTTCTCGCCGGACATGCCGTCGGAAGCTTCGAAGACGTTCGTCAAGAAGTACAGCGAACGCTTCAGGCATGAACCGTCGTCCATGGCGGCGACGGGGTACGATGCAGCGCTGCTTCTCGCGGACGCGATGGGTCGAGCGAAGGCCGAGACGCCCGAGGCGATTCGTGACGCGATTGCCGAGACGAAAGATTTTCAAGGGGCGACGGGGGCCATCACGATCAACGCCGAGCGCAACGCGGACAAACCCATCGTGATCGTGCAGATCAAGAACAAGAAGTTCACGTACTTCGACGTCATCGGCGACAAGCCCGCGAAATAG
- a CDS encoding homocysteine S-methyltransferase family protein, with product MVTILNGPMGTELIARGVSIPEPLWSARALEVAPDIVAAIHRDYAAAGATVHTTNTFRTKRRSAGDGWEKLTRKAVAIARSSVPPSHRIAGCIAPLEDCYRPDLSPPDPRAEHREVCQVLADAGVDLLLCETFPHVGEALVATEEAVATGLPTWVAFTAGPDADLLSPDDVERGAREALARGASAVLINCTRATKTLPYVERLARVGVPFGVYANAGPPEDGLGWTDAPDGPERYAKLAAEWVRLGATFVGACCGLGPAHVRALGRLHELV from the coding sequence ATGGTGACGATCCTGAATGGCCCCATGGGAACGGAGCTGATCGCGCGAGGCGTGTCGATTCCCGAACCGCTCTGGAGTGCTCGCGCTCTCGAAGTCGCGCCGGACATCGTAGCTGCGATTCATCGTGATTACGCGGCGGCAGGCGCCACGGTGCACACCACGAATACGTTTCGGACGAAGCGCCGCAGCGCGGGGGACGGTTGGGAAAAACTCACACGAAAAGCCGTCGCAATTGCCCGTTCGTCGGTTCCGCCGTCGCATCGCATCGCGGGCTGCATCGCGCCGCTCGAAGATTGTTACCGGCCGGATTTGTCGCCACCAGACCCGCGCGCCGAACATCGCGAGGTGTGCCAAGTGCTCGCGGATGCTGGCGTGGATTTGCTCTTATGTGAAACGTTTCCGCACGTGGGCGAAGCGCTCGTTGCAACCGAAGAAGCCGTCGCTACGGGTTTGCCCACGTGGGTCGCTTTCACTGCAGGGCCCGATGCAGACTTGCTCTCACCCGACGACGTCGAACGAGGTGCGCGCGAAGCTTTGGCGCGCGGTGCGAGCGCGGTGCTCATCAACTGCACACGAGCGACGAAAACGCTCCCGTACGTCGAACGACTCGCGCGGGTGGGTGTGCCTTTCGGCGTGTACGCGAATGCGGGCCCTCCGGAAGATGGCCTCGGCTGGACGGATGCGCCCGATGGGCCCGAACGTTACGCGAAGCTTGCTGCCGAGTGGGTTCGTCTGGGTGCAACGTTTGTCGGAGCATGCTGCGGGCTCGGGCCGGCGCACGTTCGTGCGTTGGGGCGTTTGCACGAGCTCGTATGA
- a CDS encoding DUF4150 domain-containing protein yields the protein MAVTINVNNLTLCHKDSGGISIATLPDVCKTPPNGVPIPYPNIAYARDLAKGTQTVVADGGNMCANYGSEFSKSTGDEAGSIGGVKSGTFIKEATWLTFSFNVRIEGKAACRLTDKMYHNHQNTVNASGLIQRVLATQKLLQKMLCDCDKEVQPTKDDNCLTLGTKKHDCMEKKKAEHNRLGKKPKLDGERGYNKKTGKPSFRSRRDLFERFRKLKELRKKIDTAKTALKATKAGAKVVKLIYTSQLRSRDGC from the coding sequence ATGGCTGTTACCATCAACGTAAACAACTTGACACTGTGCCACAAAGATAGCGGCGGCATTTCGATTGCCACCCTTCCTGACGTGTGCAAGACGCCGCCTAACGGAGTCCCGATCCCGTATCCAAACATCGCGTATGCAAGGGATCTTGCCAAGGGGACGCAGACTGTAGTGGCAGACGGCGGCAACATGTGCGCCAATTACGGCTCAGAGTTCTCGAAGAGCACTGGAGACGAGGCAGGGAGTATTGGAGGCGTAAAGTCGGGTACTTTTATCAAGGAAGCGACTTGGCTCACGTTCTCCTTCAATGTACGAATCGAAGGGAAAGCCGCATGCCGACTTACCGACAAAATGTATCACAACCACCAGAATACAGTGAACGCGAGCGGTCTCATCCAGCGTGTGCTTGCCACCCAAAAGCTGCTGCAGAAAATGCTGTGCGATTGTGACAAAGAGGTCCAGCCCACTAAAGACGATAATTGTCTTACCCTTGGTACCAAGAAGCACGATTGCATGGAGAAAAAGAAGGCAGAGCACAATCGTTTGGGCAAGAAGCCAAAACTCGACGGTGAACGTGGCTATAACAAGAAAACGGGCAAGCCTAGCTTCCGCAGCCGGCGGGATTTGTTTGAACGGTTCAGGAAGCTCAAAGAACTGCGGAAGAAAATCGACACAGCCAAGACGGCTCTCAAGGCAACGAAGGCCGGAGCGAAGGTTGTCAAATTAATTTACACCAGTCAGCTTCGTAGTCGGGATGGCTGTTGA
- a CDS encoding glycerophosphodiester phosphodiesterase, whose translation MSHFGLGIDVFRRKPGRRPWVYGHRGCSGESENTLSAFEKAANDGADGIELDVRQSADGELVVMHDAAFDRVTGGRDHRRVAELPYGEIRRIDVGGGERAPRLSEVLGLARARRLRVNVEMKHGVPQRLALAHATARQLAAVDPCLPILVSSFDPLILATFAALMPRTPRALLVHRSKWSTLALETGSVWRDGLHIERTLTRDVVVRRLLGRGLLVNVWTVNDVREAADLAALGVDGIITDVPGQVRALFAD comes from the coding sequence GTGAGCCATTTCGGGCTTGGAATCGATGTATTTCGACGCAAGCCCGGACGAAGGCCATGGGTGTACGGGCACCGAGGTTGCTCGGGGGAATCTGAAAATACGTTGTCGGCATTCGAGAAAGCGGCCAACGATGGCGCCGATGGGATCGAGCTCGACGTGCGGCAGAGTGCCGACGGTGAGCTCGTGGTGATGCACGACGCGGCGTTTGACCGCGTGACGGGCGGTCGGGATCACCGCCGCGTGGCTGAGCTTCCGTACGGTGAAATTCGGCGCATCGATGTGGGCGGTGGGGAGCGCGCGCCGCGGCTGAGTGAGGTGCTCGGTCTGGCGCGAGCTCGGCGGCTGCGGGTCAACGTGGAAATGAAGCATGGGGTTCCTCAGCGCTTGGCGTTGGCGCATGCGACGGCGCGGCAACTCGCGGCAGTGGATCCCTGCTTGCCGATTCTCGTGTCGAGCTTCGATCCGCTGATTCTTGCGACGTTTGCGGCGCTCATGCCGCGTACGCCGCGAGCGCTCTTGGTGCATCGATCGAAGTGGTCGACGCTGGCACTGGAGACCGGATCGGTATGGCGAGATGGTTTACATATCGAGCGTACGCTGACGCGTGACGTGGTGGTTCGGCGTCTCTTGGGACGTGGGCTGCTGGTGAACGTGTGGACGGTGAATGACGTGCGTGAAGCGGCCGACCTTGCCGCGCTGGGTGTCGACGGGATCATTACGGACGTGCCTGGACAGGTTCGGGCTTTGTTTGCGGATTGA
- a CDS encoding YkgJ family cysteine cluster protein — protein MKPTQPSVFTFELGTPEGSLRTTLRIPSESMRLSDLARSVMRLDDDLVALGLKKHLPIVGPPSCKKGCASCCDQLVPISIPEVFMIHDLVSAMPEARQEEVLTRIVASEEVLESLGIDAFALSDTKEQSVRQLLVEYHRSGTTCAFLDKGSCSIYTSRPASCREYLVSSPAENCAKIGEVVVTRIPISIRMAHALSGVAARVLGNDPLLVPLAFAIAWAEQHEEIGQRKFDGCMLVNMLLEELSAKPNT, from the coding sequence ATGAAGCCTACGCAACCAAGCGTTTTTACTTTCGAACTTGGCACTCCCGAAGGATCGCTCCGAACGACGCTGCGTATTCCGAGCGAAAGCATGCGTTTGTCGGACCTTGCGCGCAGCGTGATGCGCCTCGACGACGACCTCGTCGCGCTCGGCCTCAAAAAGCATTTGCCGATCGTGGGTCCTCCGTCTTGCAAGAAGGGTTGCGCGTCCTGCTGCGATCAGCTCGTACCGATTTCGATACCCGAAGTCTTCATGATTCACGACCTCGTATCGGCGATGCCCGAAGCGCGACAAGAAGAAGTGCTCACGCGTATCGTGGCGTCCGAAGAGGTGCTGGAATCGCTTGGGATCGATGCTTTTGCGCTTTCCGATACGAAAGAGCAAAGCGTGCGGCAATTGCTCGTCGAATATCATCGAAGCGGAACGACGTGCGCATTTCTCGATAAAGGATCGTGTTCGATTTACACTTCACGTCCGGCGTCGTGTCGTGAATATTTGGTTTCATCGCCGGCAGAGAATTGTGCAAAGATTGGGGAAGTGGTGGTGACGCGCATCCCCATATCGATTCGCATGGCGCATGCGCTTTCGGGCGTCGCCGCGCGGGTGCTCGGAAACGATCCGCTCTTGGTGCCGCTGGCGTTTGCCATTGCATGGGCCGAACAGCACGAAGAAATCGGGCAGCGAAAGTTCGACGGTTGCATGCTCGTGAACATGCTGCTCGAGGAATTGTCGGCCAAGCCGAATACGTAA
- a CDS encoding DUF3396 domain-containing protein, whose amino-acid sequence MSHIKVGAFLFFRACAATQEVAEQDIDYTNVDLGSGALLASAGPYGFHINGGNLSNTAIRPDNTNVIYHELPHNEIQRMGASRVVDWAVSVAELYPFETGQLGYSFNQLQRTWTTEADDFVGKVAMRFLGFDILEPDLARVARGKVPNCSWLNFLGDRIVMKLGGESLVRAAVSDAVTVRRIAGGLMLVAGQLPPVGDVNRHALDLGPVREVARLTRPLRPEKKVLFYGTEEFRNGWVHRFDG is encoded by the coding sequence ATGTCTCACATCAAGGTGGGGGCGTTTCTCTTCTTCCGCGCTTGCGCGGCAACTCAAGAAGTTGCGGAGCAGGACATCGATTACACCAACGTCGACCTTGGCTCAGGCGCACTTCTTGCGAGTGCAGGGCCATATGGCTTCCACATTAATGGTGGAAATCTGTCGAATACCGCGATCCGCCCGGACAACACGAACGTAATCTACCATGAGCTGCCACATAATGAGATCCAGCGGATGGGTGCCAGTCGTGTTGTGGATTGGGCTGTGAGTGTGGCCGAGCTCTACCCTTTCGAGACGGGTCAGCTTGGCTATTCGTTCAACCAATTACAACGTACGTGGACGACCGAGGCTGACGATTTCGTTGGGAAGGTCGCCATGCGGTTCTTAGGCTTTGACATTCTTGAGCCGGATCTTGCTCGCGTAGCGCGGGGGAAGGTGCCGAACTGTTCGTGGCTCAACTTCCTCGGAGACAGGATCGTTATGAAGCTTGGCGGTGAAAGCCTTGTGCGCGCAGCGGTCTCGGATGCTGTAACGGTGCGACGGATCGCTGGAGGGCTGATGCTAGTCGCCGGCCAATTGCCGCCTGTTGGCGACGTGAACCGCCATGCACTCGACCTCGGTCCTGTTCGTGAAGTGGCTCGCCTTACGAGACCCCTGCGGCCTGAGAAAAAAGTGCTGTTTTATGGTACAGAGGAGTTCCGGAATGGATGGGTTCACAGATTTGACGGCTGA
- a CDS encoding DUF2169 domain-containing protein — translation MRVPNDVVPYKPRADVLLVGHAYAPDKQPVRSLVTRFVVGAMDKSIEVWCDRAFRVLDGQMLEGKRLPRCRSSGSVRQAVLNQQIL, via the coding sequence GTGCGTGTTCCCAATGATGTAGTTCCGTACAAACCTCGGGCCGACGTGCTGCTCGTGGGCCACGCGTACGCGCCGGACAAACAGCCCGTGCGTTCGCTCGTGACGCGGTTTGTCGTGGGTGCGATGGACAAGTCGATCGAGGTGTGGTGTGATCGAGCGTTTCGCGTGCTCGACGGACAAATGCTCGAAGGAAAACGTTTACCAAGATGCCGCTCGTCTGGGAGCGTGCGGCAGGCGGTGCTGAATCAGCAAATCCTGTAG
- a CDS encoding DUF2169 domain-containing protein: MSKPSDTFVPTCYAPVAPTWPGRTQRLGRLSRAISDGSWNAQPLPGDFDPMFFQAASADQNVREIRADERIVLENLHAEHPRLVTSLPDLRPRAIADRATGEREEIALVGDTLLVDTDRGVCCVVWRGRMGLRSAEEAGRIAVWVDALPMVAGVGTAGQTSSGMDDEHDVVKTIIGLRPTGAAPALPFVSGSSRLAQSNTFDAHPTNGTENDGTGTMFVSIEKLGVKTHSI; this comes from the coding sequence GTGTCCAAACCATCGGATACGTTTGTCCCGACGTGCTACGCGCCGGTGGCGCCGACGTGGCCCGGACGAACCCAACGATTGGGGCGTTTGTCAAGAGCAATTTCGGATGGTTCGTGGAACGCGCAACCCTTACCTGGGGACTTCGATCCGATGTTTTTCCAGGCGGCGTCTGCGGATCAAAACGTGAGGGAAATTCGGGCGGACGAGCGGATTGTCTTGGAGAACCTGCACGCGGAACATCCGCGCCTCGTGACGAGTTTGCCCGACTTGCGTCCGCGGGCGATCGCGGATCGCGCAACGGGGGAGCGGGAAGAAATTGCGCTTGTCGGGGACACTCTTTTGGTTGACACCGACCGAGGTGTCTGCTGCGTGGTTTGGCGGGGAAGAATGGGGCTGCGTTCGGCGGAGGAAGCGGGGCGCATTGCAGTGTGGGTAGATGCGCTGCCAATGGTTGCTGGCGTGGGTACAGCAGGACAAACGAGTTCGGGGATGGATGATGAGCACGACGTAGTGAAAACGATCATCGGTTTGCGGCCGACAGGCGCCGCTCCAGCGCTGCCATTCGTCTCGGGATCATCGCGCTTGGCGCAGTCGAATACGTTCGACGCTCATCCGACGAACGGGACCGAGAACGATGGCACGGGCACGATGTTCGTCTCCATCGAAAAGCTTGGGGTCAAAACCCATTCCATTTGA
- a CDS encoding DUF2169 domain-containing protein, translating into MWTIDNQTPFEAERAFVRDCDGVEVWLVAVRATFLFDAHGQLTIAPEQQKVCTAPVFFDDPGCSSLQYESDLQRTKLGTDIILNASAHAPSDKPVSFVDAGWTVGPLNKGLRVFGDRIWERRVGGLCPSAPLPFRTMPIRYERAWGGPLPQGIGRSPENPAGMGRDALPGKPVPNCTFIDDPIATPRYEGRPAGFGPIACHWRPRVSLAGTYDDNWKQTRLPLVPADFQNAYFQCAPADQQVAGFLTGGERVLLKNLTPEGLVSFHLPRIALGFRTEIGGRVVHHERALHSVIIEPDERRLVMVWHTALSCHHTLYTLKRTIVFQKRNLSWRGADSIHTMVSDAV; encoded by the coding sequence ATGTGGACAATAGACAATCAAACACCATTCGAAGCCGAGCGTGCTTTCGTTCGCGACTGTGATGGTGTAGAGGTCTGGCTGGTGGCCGTACGGGCGACGTTCTTGTTTGACGCTCACGGACAGCTAACAATCGCCCCCGAGCAACAGAAGGTTTGCACAGCTCCAGTGTTTTTTGATGATCCGGGTTGCAGTAGTTTACAATATGAATCTGATCTGCAGCGGACGAAACTCGGTACGGACATCATTCTCAATGCTTCGGCGCATGCGCCTTCGGACAAACCAGTTTCCTTTGTCGATGCGGGTTGGACGGTTGGACCATTGAACAAAGGATTGCGCGTATTTGGCGACCGGATTTGGGAAAGGCGTGTGGGGGGTCTTTGCCCGAGCGCTCCTTTACCCTTTAGGACGATGCCTATTCGATACGAGCGAGCATGGGGCGGCCCCCTCCCGCAGGGTATTGGACGCTCCCCGGAAAACCCAGCAGGGATGGGTCGAGATGCTTTACCCGGAAAACCCGTTCCTAATTGCACATTCATTGACGACCCGATCGCGACCCCTCGATACGAAGGTAGGCCAGCGGGTTTTGGGCCCATCGCCTGTCACTGGCGCCCGAGGGTTTCACTCGCTGGGACCTATGATGACAACTGGAAGCAAACGCGACTACCCCTAGTTCCTGCGGATTTTCAGAATGCATATTTTCAGTGCGCTCCGGCAGACCAACAGGTTGCAGGGTTCCTTACGGGGGGCGAGAGGGTCCTCCTGAAGAATCTCACGCCGGAAGGACTCGTCTCGTTCCACCTGCCCCGAATCGCCCTCGGGTTTAGGACGGAGATCGGCGGGCGGGTGGTTCACCATGAACGTGCATTGCATTCCGTAATTATCGAGCCGGACGAACGCAGGCTCGTCATGGTTTGGCATACGGCGCTGTCTTGTCACCATACGCTATACACGCTCAAGCGAACCATTGTTTTTCAGAAGCGCAACCTGTCGTGGCGGGGCGCAGATTCGATCCATACCATGGTGTCCGATGCAGTTTGA
- a CDS encoding DUF2270 domain-containing protein has protein sequence MDVTPKDVPTALIHLYRGELGRMTMYRTRLDTTTNWAVGTSAALTTFALGQERAPHFVFLLAVFLDLIFLWMEIRRFRFYELVRMRVRLLEVGFYAVVMGKPPREGWEDALWKSLETPRSPIGRLQAASVRLRRNYLWLFGAVYLGWLVKLSFGHKGIVDNAAVGILPGAVVFCISLVLMVGLAILASIYKLPEEE, from the coding sequence ATGGACGTGACCCCGAAGGATGTACCGACCGCGCTGATTCATCTTTATCGTGGCGAGCTTGGCCGGATGACGATGTATCGCACGCGGCTCGATACGACGACGAACTGGGCGGTGGGCACGAGCGCTGCGCTCACGACGTTTGCGCTCGGTCAGGAGCGGGCGCCGCATTTCGTTTTTTTACTGGCCGTATTTCTCGACTTGATTTTTTTGTGGATGGAAATTCGCCGATTTCGATTCTATGAGCTCGTCCGAATGCGCGTGCGCCTATTGGAAGTGGGGTTTTACGCCGTCGTCATGGGAAAACCGCCGCGCGAGGGATGGGAAGATGCGCTCTGGAAAAGCCTCGAGACGCCCCGCAGTCCCATTGGTCGATTGCAAGCTGCCTCGGTGCGGCTTCGGCGTAATTATTTGTGGCTGTTTGGGGCCGTCTACTTGGGATGGCTCGTGAAGTTGTCGTTCGGGCACAAAGGAATCGTGGATAACGCGGCGGTGGGCATTTTGCCCGGCGCCGTCGTATTCTGCATTTCGCTCGTGCTCATGGTGGGGCTCGCGATCTTGGCGAGTATTTACAAATTGCCCGAAGAGGAGTGA
- a CDS encoding TIGR02270 family protein, producing the protein MMQRGFLGQTTPPSMVLRDIVERHAQHAAFLWTMRDAAVRSPNYDLEALNRVDERLDANLDGLRVAGDVGWEIAKDALGNDNGGELFVVTVLALEREDVKALAQLLSRGFNAAKLAREIVSALGWLPFGKAKRYLDELLSADAPPELNYFGIAGAAVHRYDPGDVLESAAYAQCLRVRARALRAIGELGRVSLLSAVRGSYLPEDDDCRFWAAWSGVLFGETAALDVLWKFVLGGGARASCACKMVVRRMDLGTAAMRLRELGASSGDKRTAMAGAAALGDMALVPWLIGCMSEPRDARLAGWAFMMLTGIDLHAQQLSRKAPVGFRSGPSDDPNDANIARDPDTGLPWPNVDAIRAWWLRYEATWAKGQRYLMGKPIEETWLIEVLRKGKQPARIAAAIELAMMARGTSIAQVCASGYVQTSTFLPQRK; encoded by the coding sequence ATGATGCAGCGAGGTTTCCTAGGCCAAACGACTCCGCCTTCGATGGTATTGAGGGATATCGTCGAGCGTCATGCGCAGCATGCCGCATTTTTGTGGACGATGCGCGATGCAGCGGTTCGTTCTCCCAACTACGACCTCGAGGCATTGAACCGCGTTGACGAACGGCTTGATGCAAACCTCGATGGGTTGCGCGTTGCCGGAGACGTAGGGTGGGAAATCGCCAAGGATGCGCTTGGTAATGACAACGGGGGCGAACTATTCGTGGTGACCGTGTTGGCGCTTGAGCGGGAAGATGTGAAAGCGCTTGCGCAACTGCTTTCGCGTGGGTTCAACGCGGCTAAGCTGGCACGAGAAATTGTCTCAGCGCTCGGATGGTTGCCGTTTGGCAAGGCAAAGCGTTACCTCGATGAGCTGCTCAGTGCGGATGCGCCTCCTGAGCTGAATTATTTCGGGATTGCGGGTGCGGCCGTACACAGGTACGATCCTGGTGATGTACTCGAAAGCGCAGCTTATGCGCAATGTCTGCGCGTGCGAGCGCGGGCGTTGCGGGCGATCGGAGAGTTAGGCCGCGTCAGCCTATTGTCAGCAGTGCGTGGGTCGTATTTGCCGGAGGACGACGATTGTCGATTCTGGGCGGCGTGGTCTGGTGTTCTCTTTGGGGAAACCGCCGCATTAGATGTGTTGTGGAAGTTCGTCCTTGGCGGAGGAGCGCGTGCATCGTGTGCCTGTAAGATGGTCGTGCGTCGAATGGATCTGGGTACTGCGGCTATGCGATTACGTGAGCTTGGAGCCAGTTCGGGTGACAAACGTACGGCAATGGCTGGTGCCGCGGCGCTTGGTGATATGGCACTGGTTCCATGGCTAATAGGGTGCATGTCGGAGCCCCGAGACGCCCGATTGGCGGGCTGGGCATTTATGATGCTGACAGGTATCGATTTACACGCGCAACAACTGAGTAGAAAAGCGCCTGTCGGATTTCGCTCGGGTCCGTCGGACGATCCAAATGACGCCAATATTGCCCGTGATCCTGATACAGGTTTGCCGTGGCCAAACGTTGATGCCATTCGGGCATGGTGGCTAAGGTATGAAGCCACATGGGCGAAGGGGCAAAGGTATTTGATGGGGAAACCAATCGAGGAGACATGGTTGATTGAAGTACTTCGAAAGGGAAAACAACCAGCGCGGATAGCGGCGGCGATTGAATTGGCGATGATGGCGCGAGGCACTTCGATCGCTCAGGTCTGCGCCTCTGGATACGTACAGACGTCAACGTTCTTGCCCCAGCGAAAATAA